The proteins below are encoded in one region of Aeromonas veronii:
- a CDS encoding GFA family protein has protein sequence MIKQIGNTLIQAKHRASCHCGALVLELSLPDGVVDPRRCDCSLCRRRGAIVASVPLAGIRILQGEAELRCYQFNTRTAKHYFCGICGIYTHHQRRSNPAEYGYNLACLEGVNPFDLGDVPVRDGVNHPADRKG, from the coding sequence ATGATCAAGCAAATCGGCAACACCCTCATCCAGGCTAAACACAGGGCCAGCTGCCACTGCGGGGCGCTGGTACTGGAGCTCAGCCTGCCGGACGGGGTGGTGGATCCCCGCCGCTGCGACTGCTCCCTCTGTCGGCGGCGCGGGGCCATAGTCGCGTCGGTGCCGCTCGCGGGCATACGCATCCTGCAGGGGGAGGCGGAGCTGCGCTGCTACCAGTTCAATACCCGCACCGCCAAGCACTATTTCTGCGGCATCTGCGGTATCTACACCCATCATCAGCGTCGCTCCAACCCGGCCGAGTACGGCTACAACCTCGCCTGTCTCGAGGGGGTCAATCCGTTTGATCTCGGTGACGTGCCCGTGCGAGACGGGGTCAACCATCCGGCGGACAGAAAGGGCTGA
- a CDS encoding HlyD family secretion protein, protein MAKSPLATLKYFSTLLVCALALAAGWWLWNYYMQGPWTRDGKVRAELVSITPEVSGKIVSIPVRDNQLVKAGEVLFNLDPVPYRIALDNASAALAKAKSDLDKAEHEANRRQSLSRTVISAEAVDEARLNAQAMRAAYQVAEADLKQARWSLTQTTIKASSDGYITNLQTRVGNYASAGVPLVALVDIHSFYVQGYFEETKLRHIQPGKPAQIVLYSGELALKGEVESIGRAIHDQSVEGSDSLLLDVKPNVPWVRLAQRVPVRIRLLEVPSDLALIAGTTCTITIGG, encoded by the coding sequence ATGGCTAAATCTCCCCTCGCGACCCTCAAATACTTCTCCACCCTGCTGGTGTGCGCCCTGGCGCTGGCGGCGGGCTGGTGGCTGTGGAACTACTACATGCAGGGGCCCTGGACCCGGGATGGCAAGGTGCGGGCCGAGCTGGTCAGCATCACTCCCGAGGTGTCGGGCAAGATCGTCAGCATTCCGGTGCGGGACAACCAGCTGGTGAAGGCGGGGGAGGTACTGTTCAACCTGGATCCCGTGCCCTACCGCATCGCCCTGGACAACGCCAGCGCGGCGCTCGCCAAGGCCAAGTCGGATCTCGACAAGGCCGAACACGAGGCGAACCGTCGCCAGAGCCTGTCTCGCACCGTCATCTCCGCCGAGGCGGTGGATGAGGCGCGTCTCAACGCCCAGGCGATGCGGGCGGCCTATCAGGTGGCCGAGGCGGATCTGAAGCAGGCCAGGTGGTCCCTCACCCAGACCACCATCAAGGCCTCGAGCGATGGCTACATCACCAACCTGCAGACCCGGGTCGGCAACTATGCCAGTGCCGGGGTGCCCCTGGTGGCCCTGGTGGACATCCACTCCTTCTATGTGCAGGGCTACTTCGAGGAGACCAAGCTCAGGCACATCCAGCCGGGCAAACCGGCACAGATAGTGCTCTACAGCGGTGAGCTGGCGCTCAAGGGAGAGGTGGAGAGCATAGGGCGCGCCATTCACGATCAGAGCGTGGAGGGGAGCGACAGCCTGCTGCTCGACGTCAAGCCTAACGTGCCCTGGGTGCGCCTGGCCCAGCGGGTGCCGGTGCGCATCCGCTTGCTGGAGGTGCCGTCCGATCTGGCGCTCATCGCGGGCACCACCTGCACCATCACCATAGGAGGGTAA
- a CDS encoding DUF1656 domain-containing protein, producing MPIASALPDLILGASLYLPPLFKAVLLGLLGWLPVHHLLRDWLYGGEVWHPLLMDLSLFILAVSGAFWILLHG from the coding sequence TTGCCGATCGCCTCAGCCCTGCCCGATCTCATTCTGGGCGCCTCGCTCTATCTGCCGCCCCTGTTCAAGGCGGTGCTGCTCGGTCTGCTCGGCTGGTTGCCGGTTCATCATCTGCTGCGGGACTGGCTCTACGGCGGCGAGGTATGGCACCCCCTGCTGATGGATCTCTCCCTCTTCATCCTCGCCGTCAGCGGCGCGTTCTGGATCCTGCTTCATGGCTAA